The window GAACAGAATGTTGACAGAAAGCGGGCTGATCGCGTGAAGTTCGCCTGCTGCAACGAGGGGTTTGACGGCTGGAGCTGGCCACAGGTAGTCAGCTGCCTCGCGCGAATAGGGTACGATGCGGTGGAGATCGCTCCTTTCACCTTCGCGGACCATGTGGGTGAAATCTCGCCGTCCCAGCGTCTTGAGATCAACGCAACCGCAGCCGATGCCGGGCTTGCCATCTCGGGCCTGCACTGGCTTCTCGTACGACCAGAGGGACTGCACCTGACCCACCCCGATGCCGGTGTGAGGGCGCGCACACGTGACTACCTGCTTGGCCTGGTCGACTTCTGCGCGGACGTCGGGGGCAGGATCATGACCTTCGGCTCGCCAAACCAACGAAACGTAGAGCCTGGATGCGACCCAAGGGCCGCGCGGGAGTGGGCGATCAACACTTTCAGGGCCGTCGGCGAGCACGCGCATGAACGCGATGTAGTAGTATGCCTGGAGGCCCTGCCGGCAAGCCTGACCAACTTCCTGAACACCACGGCCGAAGTCATTCAGTTGGTCCGGGAGATCGACCAGCCTTCTATCCGGATGATGCTGGACGTGAAGAGCATGGCCGGCGAGGAGAGGCCCATCCCCGAGATTATCCGCTCCGCCGAAGGCTGGTTCGACCACTTCCACGCCAACGACTCGAACCTCAAAGGGCCTGGCTTCGGCGATATCGACTTCGTCCCGATCTTCCATGCCCTCGCCGACGTCGGTTACGATGGGTACGTGTCCGTGGAGGCATTTGACTTCAAACCAGACCCCGAGACTGTCGCCCGGGAGAGCCTCCGCTATATGAAGGAGTGTCTTGCCGGATTGGATCAGACCAGATGACTCAGTGATCGACGTATGGCCTTCGGGCCACGGGTTGAGGAGGGACCGCCTGTGGGGTCGAGCTTCCCTGCTACTGATTGTTACTCTTTGATAAACGCGCGCCTGGTCACGCCGCCGGGGCAGACTTGCCCGAGCGGCGTTTCCGTGTCCTCTGGGTTGATCACGCGAGTGTTCCGCACAGGTGACGCTGCCCTCCGCGAGGGTGAAGCCGTTTTCGATGTTCATGGGGCCATTGTCGCCCCAGGGTTCATCGATATGCACGTCCACGGTGGAGGCGGGGCGGATGCCCTCGACGGCACCGCTGAGGCATTCCTCACAATGGCCCGTGCGCACGCGGCCGGGGGCTCGACTGCCATCGTGCCGACCATCATGACTGCACCAGATGACGACCTGATCGCATCCATGCGGGCCTTTGACGATGCAGTCAACGCCCAGGACGATTTGCTCGGGCGGCAGCAGCGGGCCTCAAGCCTCTCGGGAGCGCGGATGAGTCCCGGACATCGGAACAAGTCACAGGCGGGGCCAGGCCCAGGCGCGCGCTTGCTCGGGCTGCACCTGGAAGGCCCATATTTCTCCCCTGTCCAGCGAGGCGCACAGGACAAACGATTCCTGAGGCTTCCTGAGCGCAGCCACTTCGAGAAGGTCCTCGGTGCTAGCAAGCGGATCCTCAGAGTCTCGGCCGCGCCGGAGCTCCCGGGGGCATTTGAACTCGGGCGAGAACTAGCAGGGCGAGGTATTGTCGCGGCCATAGGGCACTCGGATGCAACGTACGATGAGGTCGTCACCGCGGTCGAGTCCGGCTACAGTCATGTAACGCACCTGTACTCCGCCATGTCTACAGTGAAGCGCGTCAACTGCTTCCGGGTACCTGGGGTGCTCGAGGCGGCGCTTGCCCTCGACCAGCTGACAGTAGAGGTAATCGCAGACGGCAAGCACCTGCCCGGATCCCTGCTCGCCCTGACGCACAAGATCAAGGGCCCGGACCGGGTGGCCCTAGTTTCGGATGCCCTCCGGCCCGCGGGTCTTGGAGAGGGGGAGTACATCACCGGCTCCGCGCGCGGCTCTGGGCAGAGAGTCATCGTGGACCAGGGCGTAGCATGGATGCCTGACAGGGAAGCATTCGCCGGCAGCGTGGTCCTGGCAGCCGACCTCGTGCGGAACATGGTGAACCTCGCACGGGTCCCGCTCTGCGATGCCATAACAATGGCGTCTCTGACCCCTGCCAGGATCCTCGGCCTCGACAGCCGGATGGGGAGCCTGACTCCGGGGAAGGATGCCAACATGGTGGTGCTCGGAGAGGACCTGGCTGTCCGGATGACGATAGTCGAAGGGCGCCTATGCTACATGGCATGAGGCGCCCGGAGGTTCTCAGGGCCATAGCTCGGGGTCGTGACTCAAGGTCGTGCGCTAACCCGTCCCCAGAAGGAACGCGGAGGAAGATATGAGGTCGCCCAGGCCCACGGTGAGAACGGGTTCTGCCACAACCCGGGTGGGCACGAAGGAGACTTCGAACCCTCCGGTCACCGGGGAGGATCCGGCCGGGGCGATCCCGGTCTCCTCGAACCCAGGAAGCTCCAGATGCTTCCCAAGCTTGCTGGCATTCTCGAGGCCCGCCTCGGAAATAGGCACGGCCAGGCCGTCTCGCAGTATGTCGGACCTGGACTCGATCCGCCCGGTCGCAGTCCGCGCGGCGGCCACACTCGCTGCGAAAACCAACCCATCCAGGCTCTGCGCAGCGGTGGCGTAGTCTGGCCTGGTGAGGCAGAGGTAATAGCCGAGATTATGCAGGTGTACCCTGGGAAGCCCCAGCCTTTCGGCGAGCACACGAGTGCCTTCAAAGACGTCCCCAATATCCTCGGAGGTCTCAATCCGCTCCCCGAGTCTCTCCTCACCCACATCCCGGAGAAGAGTCACGAGTTCGACCTCGTTCAATCCCAGACTGTGCACCAGCGGTAGGATGTGCTGCACCACACCGGTCCTCACCGCTGCGCTTCCGATCGAGGCGAACTCGTAGTGGAGCGTAAGGTGCGGGGCGATGGCCTTGATGTGGCTTATGAAGGCAGCAACTGGTTTGAGACAGTCCTCGCTCGTAGAGCCGTCGGGGTACTTCTCGGATACGATGTGGAAGCCTGAGATTATGAAGTGGCTGAACCGGTCGACCACACTAGGAAGACCGTGTGTGAAGGTGTCGACAAGCCGAAGCCTGTTGTTGACCGGGTTCCACGCGGCTATGAACCGATTCGCCCTGGGGGCCTCGACCGAGATCCCGCCGGCCTCCACTCGCACGCC of the Bacillota bacterium genome contains:
- a CDS encoding sugar phosphate isomerase/epimerase; protein product: MEQNVDRKRADRVKFACCNEGFDGWSWPQVVSCLARIGYDAVEIAPFTFADHVGEISPSQRLEINATAADAGLAISGLHWLLVRPEGLHLTHPDAGVRARTRDYLLGLVDFCADVGGRIMTFGSPNQRNVEPGCDPRAAREWAINTFRAVGEHAHERDVVVCLEALPASLTNFLNTTAEVIQLVREIDQPSIRMMLDVKSMAGEERPIPEIIRSAEGWFDHFHANDSNLKGPGFGDIDFVPIFHALADVGYDGYVSVEAFDFKPDPETVARESLRYMKECLAGLDQTR
- the nagA gene encoding N-acetylglucosamine-6-phosphate deacetylase — translated: MGSSFPATDCYSLINARLVTPPGQTCPSGVSVSSGLITRVFRTGDAALREGEAVFDVHGAIVAPGFIDMHVHGGGGADALDGTAEAFLTMARAHAAGGSTAIVPTIMTAPDDDLIASMRAFDDAVNAQDDLLGRQQRASSLSGARMSPGHRNKSQAGPGPGARLLGLHLEGPYFSPVQRGAQDKRFLRLPERSHFEKVLGASKRILRVSAAPELPGAFELGRELAGRGIVAAIGHSDATYDEVVTAVESGYSHVTHLYSAMSTVKRVNCFRVPGVLEAALALDQLTVEVIADGKHLPGSLLALTHKIKGPDRVALVSDALRPAGLGEGEYITGSARGSGQRVIVDQGVAWMPDREAFAGSVVLAADLVRNMVNLARVPLCDAITMASLTPARILGLDSRMGSLTPGKDANMVVLGEDLAVRMTIVEGRLCYMA